One stretch of Pigmentiphaga aceris DNA includes these proteins:
- a CDS encoding SDR family NAD(P)-dependent oxidoreductase yields MSLPLENRVALVFGGGSNDTTGWSNGKATAITFARAGAHVVVADISGSAAEATRDAILAEGFKAEAATVDVTNSAQVKALVDELAARLGSIDVLHNNVGITAMGGPIEESEESWQRVMDVNLKSIFLTCKHVLPHMIAQGRGSIINVSSLAAIRWTGYPYASYYASKAGVNQFTVGLALQYAGQGIRANTILPGMINTPLIYKQISNQYASPEEMVAQRDAACPMKRMGTAWEIANAALFLASDASSYITGVNLPVDGGLSLKVS; encoded by the coding sequence ATGAGCCTCCCCCTTGAAAATCGCGTCGCCCTGGTGTTCGGCGGCGGGTCGAACGACACCACTGGCTGGAGCAACGGCAAAGCCACCGCCATCACCTTCGCCCGCGCCGGCGCGCATGTGGTGGTTGCCGACATCAGCGGTTCGGCAGCAGAAGCCACCCGCGACGCGATTCTGGCCGAAGGATTCAAGGCCGAAGCAGCCACGGTCGACGTGACCAACTCGGCGCAAGTCAAAGCCCTGGTGGACGAACTCGCCGCGCGTCTGGGCAGCATCGATGTGTTGCACAATAACGTTGGCATCACGGCCATGGGCGGTCCGATCGAAGAGTCGGAAGAGTCGTGGCAACGTGTGATGGACGTGAATCTGAAGAGCATTTTCCTGACCTGCAAGCACGTGCTGCCGCACATGATTGCGCAAGGCAGGGGTTCGATCATCAACGTGTCGTCCTTGGCCGCTATTCGCTGGACGGGCTACCCCTATGCGTCGTATTACGCCAGCAAGGCGGGCGTGAACCAGTTCACCGTTGGCCTGGCACTGCAATACGCGGGCCAAGGTATTCGCGCCAACACCATTCTGCCGGGCATGATCAATACGCCGTTGATTTACAAGCAGATCAGCAATCAGTACGCGAGCCCCGAAGAAATGGTCGCGCAACGCGACGCGGCATGCCCGATGAAGCGCATGGGCACGGCATGGGAAATCGCAAATGCGGCGCTGTTCCTGGCGTCGGACGCATCAAGCTATATCACTGGTGTGAATCTGCCGGTTGATGGCGGGTTGTCGCTCAAGGTTTCTTGA
- a CDS encoding AI-2E family transporter produces MPNAPQTAQNDAINRPIAIASWLLAAAALILVLHLRLLLPLLCGLLVHQLVRLMSPLLQRRVSGERARMISVALVATIVIAALAIAVVAAISFLRSDAGSLPHLLGRLMRVIDEAKTQVPGPLVQYLPTDATEFRNDVMIWAREHMSTLRLASGEVVTGIVHAIIGMVLGGMVSLYQARPPHESAPLAEALTLRMRLLADAFHRVVFAQIRISLVNTALTAVFLVVLLPLFGVHLPLTKTMILVTFFAGLLPVVGNLISNTVVVLVALSASLNVAIAALAFLVAIHKFEYFLNARIVGTRIHAHSWELLAAMLLMEAAYGLPGLVAAPVYYAYLKNELMRARLV; encoded by the coding sequence ATGCCCAACGCCCCCCAGACCGCCCAGAACGACGCCATCAACCGGCCCATCGCCATCGCCAGCTGGCTACTCGCAGCCGCCGCCCTGATACTCGTCCTGCACCTGCGCCTGCTGCTCCCCCTGCTCTGCGGCCTGCTCGTACACCAACTCGTCCGCCTCATGTCGCCGCTGCTACAGCGCCGCGTATCCGGCGAACGCGCCCGCATGATCTCCGTTGCACTCGTCGCCACCATCGTCATCGCCGCCCTCGCCATCGCCGTCGTCGCCGCCATCAGCTTCCTGCGCAGCGACGCCGGCAGCTTGCCCCACCTGCTGGGACGCCTGATGCGGGTCATCGACGAAGCCAAAACACAAGTGCCTGGCCCGCTCGTGCAATACCTGCCCACCGACGCCACCGAATTCCGCAACGACGTCATGATCTGGGCGCGCGAACACATGAGCACCCTGCGACTGGCCAGCGGCGAAGTCGTCACCGGCATCGTGCACGCCATCATCGGCATGGTGCTGGGCGGCATGGTGTCCCTGTACCAAGCTCGACCGCCGCACGAATCCGCCCCCCTGGCCGAAGCGCTGACCCTGCGCATGCGCCTGCTGGCCGACGCCTTTCATCGCGTCGTCTTCGCTCAGATCCGTATCTCACTGGTCAACACCGCACTGACTGCCGTGTTCCTGGTGGTCCTGCTGCCGCTCTTCGGGGTGCACCTGCCGCTGACCAAGACCATGATTCTGGTGACCTTCTTCGCCGGACTGCTGCCGGTGGTGGGCAACCTGATTTCCAACACGGTCGTGGTGCTGGTTGCCCTGTCCGCATCCTTGAACGTGGCGATTGCCGCACTCGCCTTCCTGGTGGCCATCCACAAGTTCGAGTACTTCCTGAACGCGCGCATCGTGGGCACCCGCATCCACGCGCATTCCTGGGAATTGCTGGCCGCCATGCTGCTGATGGAAGCCGCCTACGGGTTACCCGGCCTGGTTGCCGCACCCGTTTATTACGCCTATCTGAAAAACGAGTTGATGCGCGCACGTCTGGTTTGA
- a CDS encoding MarR family winged helix-turn-helix transcriptional regulator produces the protein MSLPNDPLQSAPWCLTNFRPEESIGYLIKSAYASMQRAIDIEVAPMDLTAMQWTPLLRMAAGQADTAAELARVVGMDTGAMTRMLDRLEHKGLIRRSRSAEDRRVIKLELTEEGRHKANQIPPLLLKVTEMHFAGFDENEREIMKGLLRRMLANGTPPPDQP, from the coding sequence ATGAGCCTGCCAAACGATCCTCTCCAGTCCGCCCCTTGGTGCCTGACCAACTTTCGGCCCGAAGAAAGCATTGGTTATCTGATCAAGTCGGCTTACGCCTCCATGCAGCGCGCCATCGATATCGAGGTCGCGCCCATGGATTTGACCGCAATGCAGTGGACACCACTGCTGCGCATGGCGGCTGGTCAGGCCGATACCGCTGCTGAACTGGCGCGGGTGGTTGGTATGGACACCGGCGCCATGACCCGCATGCTGGATCGCCTGGAACACAAGGGGCTGATCCGCCGCTCGCGTAGCGCCGAAGACCGTCGTGTGATCAAGCTTGAACTGACGGAAGAAGGTCGGCACAAGGCGAATCAGATTCCGCCTTTGCTGTTGAAGGTCACGGAAATGCATTTCGCCGGCTTCGATGAGAATGAACGCGAAATCATGAAAGGTCTGCTTCGTCGAATGCTGGCCAATGGAACCCCTCCCCCGGACCAGCCCTGA
- a CDS encoding efflux transporter outer membrane subunit has protein sequence MKLRLLLIPIVAAVLSACASIDAGAPRATAVDPAVLGAQLTPVTWPTEQWWQRYGDAQLNALVDEALTGSPSLAVARARLAQANAAAGLARASSGGRVTGNLNATRQRYTENGAVPKPLAGSVDTDAKLSLDASIDLDFWNRNGSLLDAALSQARAAQAQQQAARVLIAGTVTSSYLDLQRLFTQHQVLSAAIKQREDLLALTRQRFDAGLDTQVEVRQAESEMASARTERARLDESIALQRNQLSALIGAAPSRGEAVVAQAVKTPDTIAPSAIPIDLLGRRADVVAARWRVEASERDIDAAHASFYPNVNLVGFVGLSALGLPNLLKSGSGIAGIGPAISLPIFDAGRLNANYQGKRADADLAIANYNQTVTDAVHQVADTLQSMQWLKSQTAEQRQARQAIEAAYEIALKRYRAGLGTYLTVLTAQSSVLAQQRLDADLQARALLLDADLMRNLGGGIDTGDWPEARATPEAPAAPQDVASAAPR, from the coding sequence ATGAAACTTCGTCTTCTGCTTATCCCCATCGTGGCCGCCGTGCTCAGCGCGTGCGCCAGCATCGACGCCGGCGCGCCACGTGCAACGGCAGTCGATCCCGCCGTGCTTGGCGCGCAACTCACGCCGGTTACCTGGCCCACTGAACAGTGGTGGCAGCGTTACGGCGATGCGCAGTTGAACGCGCTGGTGGACGAAGCGCTGACGGGCAGCCCTAGCCTGGCCGTGGCACGTGCCCGGCTGGCGCAAGCCAATGCAGCTGCCGGCCTGGCACGGGCATCAAGCGGCGGTCGTGTCACAGGCAATCTGAACGCCACCCGCCAGCGGTACACGGAAAACGGCGCGGTGCCCAAGCCCTTGGCTGGCAGTGTCGATACCGATGCCAAGCTGTCTTTGGATGCTTCGATCGACCTGGATTTCTGGAATCGCAACGGTTCGCTGCTGGATGCCGCGCTGTCACAAGCCCGCGCCGCACAGGCCCAGCAGCAAGCGGCCCGTGTGTTGATCGCTGGCACCGTGACCAGCAGCTATCTGGACTTGCAGCGTCTGTTCACCCAGCACCAGGTGTTGAGCGCAGCCATCAAGCAGCGTGAAGACTTGCTGGCCCTGACTCGCCAGCGCTTCGACGCCGGGCTGGATACGCAGGTGGAAGTCCGCCAGGCCGAATCCGAAATGGCATCTGCCCGTACCGAACGTGCGCGCCTAGATGAATCGATTGCACTGCAACGCAACCAGTTGTCGGCGTTGATCGGCGCAGCGCCTTCGCGCGGCGAAGCGGTGGTGGCTCAAGCGGTGAAGACTCCTGACACGATTGCCCCGTCTGCCATTCCGATTGACCTGCTGGGCCGTCGCGCCGATGTAGTGGCGGCGCGCTGGCGTGTCGAGGCCAGCGAACGCGACATCGATGCCGCGCACGCCAGCTTCTATCCGAACGTGAATCTGGTGGGCTTTGTCGGGCTGTCGGCGCTGGGTCTGCCCAATCTGCTGAAAAGCGGCAGCGGCATTGCCGGCATCGGCCCGGCGATCAGCCTGCCGATCTTCGATGCAGGCCGGCTCAATGCCAACTACCAGGGCAAGCGTGCAGATGCCGATCTGGCGATCGCCAACTACAACCAGACGGTGACAGATGCCGTTCACCAAGTTGCCGACACCTTGCAGTCCATGCAGTGGCTGAAAAGCCAGACCGCCGAGCAGCGCCAAGCGCGCCAGGCCATCGAAGCCGCTTATGAAATCGCGTTGAAGCGTTATCGCGCGGGTCTGGGTACCTACCTGACGGTGCTGACCGCGCAAAGCTCGGTGCTGGCCCAGCAGCGGCTGGATGCGGATCTGCAAGCGCGCGCCCT